One Ascaphus truei isolate aAscTru1 chromosome 9, aAscTru1.hap1, whole genome shotgun sequence genomic region harbors:
- the TAF11 gene encoding transcription initiation factor TFIID subunit 11: protein MRFPTPFHNWKLSRHMFLCRELPGDPLLLPTKTSSSGAVSTEMEEAEPRAAADPPGEPPSEPRSPCGGARETPEPMEKEVEPGEGEKRLRDEEEVKGAGSPEASGGTEGGAEGGESSDLTPNSRKVKLEVRERREKKQKVDEDEIQKMQILVSSFSEEQLNRYEMYRRSAFPKAAIKRLIQSITGCSVSQNVVIAMSGISKVFVGEVVEEALDVCEKWGDVPPLQPRHMREALRRLKSRGQIPDSKHKKILFN from the exons ACTGGAAGTTGTCGCGTCACATGTTCTTGTGTAGGGAGCTGCCAGGCGATCCGCTTCTCTTGCCAACCAagacgtcatcaagcggcgccgTGAGTACGGAAATGGAGGAAGCGGAGCCACGGGCAGCTGCTGACCCACCGGGGGAGCCACCGAGCGAACCCCGCAGCCCATGCGGGGGAGCCAGGGAGACTCCGGAGCCCATGGAGAAGGAGGTGGAgccgggggaaggagagaagagaCTGAGAGATGAGGAAGAG GTAAAAGGGGCAGGAAGCCCGGAGGCATCCGGGGGGACCGAGGGGGGCGCAGAGGGAGGGGAGTCATCTGATCTCACTCCCAACTCCAGGAAAGTGAAGTTGGAAGTGAGGGAGAGGCGAGAGAAGAAGCAGAAGGTTGATGAAGACGAGATCCAGAAGATGCA AATCCTGGTGTCCTCCTTCTCAGAGGAGCAGCTGAATCGTTATGAGATGTACAGACGTTctgccttccctaaagcagccatTAAACGG CTGATCCAGTCCATCACAGGCTGCTCCGTGTCACAGAACGTGGTCATTGCGATGTCTGGTATCTCCAAGGTCTttgtgggggaggtggtggaggaaG ccctggatgtgtgtgagaagtgggggGATGTCCCCCCACTGCAGCCAAGGCACATGCGGGAAGCTCTCAGACGCCTGAAATCTCGGGGCCAGATTCCAGACTCCAAACACAAGAAGATCCTATTCAACTAA